In Salmo salar chromosome ssa14, Ssal_v3.1, whole genome shotgun sequence, the sequence TTTCCTGTGTGTCAGACTTCCAGTAATGTTAAGTGTCACTTTTACCTCCCCATGCCGTCACAGTGTGTGTCAACACGCTTTCTTCTGACACTTAACGACATCAAGCCCAAACCAAGGAGTATATTCAGCGAAACACAAGCGGTATGTTACTTTTATCCTGATATAATGAGACCAAAATGTTTAACCTCTTTCCTACCTCTTTATTAAAACTTAAGACAAACTTTGAACTTTTGACGTGTAGACCACTACAATACAtaagtacaatacaatactgtaaaatacaatacaagATTACAATAAAATACTgtcaaatacaatacaatacaggtgAAGATGTATGATTGCCATCCTCATGAGCATACCGCCCTCCTCCAAAAGTTTTTCCACCAGGGGACATTTAATGCAATGTCGATGAGAACCTATGGCCAAAAGCTCAAGATAGGCTTAATGCAAACTACTGCCTGCTAAACATTATGTTTATTTAATTTGTTTAATTTGATTACAGTACACCTATGATGTAATTATATCTGAACAATTTTGGATCAATGGTTGTGTGATGAAAGAGGTCTTCAAAAAAAATGAATGCACAGGGAAAAAAATAATATGAGACTTGCTGCGTTACAAGTGTTACCAGTTTTGGGTTTTGCACTATGAGTTGTGAAAATTCACCTCACACTTGTGAAAATAGCACCAAACCAATAAAAAAACGAACTGTATGACCATATAAGCTCATAAGGGTCTATGTGAAACTGCTGAAGTGGTCATGTTTTTACCAGGGtgttatgtctgtgtgtctgtgtttctctccCAGGTTTGCAATGGTGCAATGTTTGGTGTTCACACTGCTCTGGGTTTGTGCTGTGGCACTGCATTCCCTTGGGAGTACAAAGAGAGGTAAGTGATGAATGTGTGTTTGATCAATATCTATCTTCAATGTGTTTACCCTGCATAACTGAGTTCTGTGTCTGACAGTATCTCAAACGACTGAGCCAAGTGTCTCTAGGAGCACAGACCCGACGGCTGAGACAGTTACTTTAGGACCACTTGAGACCCAAagccctgatacacacacacaccagagcctAGTAGAAGAACAAGAACCACTTCCCTCAGACCCCTGTCAGGATGACGAGTTTGATAAGGTGAGAGCCTTATGATAATCTGAGGCCTGTCTTAAAACAGCTCAGATTTACagattctctttctttctttctttctttctttctttctttctttctttctttctttctttctttctttctttctttctttctttctttctttctttctttctttctttctttctttctttctttctttctttctttctttctttctttctttctttctctcagagggTGTACCAGAGAGATTCTAATGGTGTTATGCAGCTGATTCAGGGAGAGGACTACAAACAGACTTGCAACTTATCAGACAGTAAGACACATgcacaaagacacagagacacactcacacaggtgcacacgcatgcacacacactgaatCTTGTCTGTAGCTCCAGGTGAACAGGCCCACTGTCTTATCTACCCTACCAATCAACTCAACTGCTCCTGGAATTTCCACGGTCTCCCTAACTACAGCCAATACTATGCCTCCGTCTTGTAAGCCCTTCCAACAATATCCAAGAAAATAAAAGTATTAACGATAGTAATAGTACAATCTTGTCAATTCATAGGTTATTACTGTGTAAATACATTTTACTGTATAATAAAATGCGAATCTCATTTTAGTACATGACACCAATCCTCAATCAAGGTGTTTGCTTTAagcgctgctgtgtgtgtgtgtgtatgtgtgtgggtctgtgtgtgtatgtttgaatATCAGTGTGTGTAAGAAAACTAAGAGAATCTCCAGTGTGGACTGTGTCACTGAGGCCATAGGAGGCCAAGGAGCCCAGGGAGGGACTGGTAAGGCTGACCGTGTGGTTGGACATGTGTCTGCTGGGTGCCAAGGCAGTGTGGACAACAGCGCCACCTCGGTGATCCTGACTTTCAACGTGTCATGCTCTGACGTGTGGGGCATCTACACCCATAAATACCAGACCAATGATATTGATGTGCTGTGCCCGCCCCCCAACATCAACCCAGCCTGGGTCAGAGAGGGGGTTCTGCTGGTGCAGTGGGGTCTCCCGTCCACCCGGATAAAAACCAAATGCAGCTGCTTCCACTACCAGCTACAGATCAATGACCAGGTAATTctaccagagaaagagagagagacagttgtgtgtgtgtgtgtgtgtgtgtgtgtgtgtgtgtgtgtgtgtgtgtgtgtgtgtgtgtgtgtgtgtgtgtgtgtgtgtgtgtgtgtgtgtgtgtgtttagcagtGGCCCTGTTTGTTAAGaggctgtgtgtatatgtgtattgtAAGGTGAGGGACTTTAAGGGGGGAGTGACATACAATGAGACCAACGCAGACCCCACACATTCATACGATGTGAAGATGAGGGTGAGGAAGAGTAGTACCTGCAGAGGATCTCAACACTGGAGCAGCTGGAGCAACACCACCAGTGAGTCTGCAGTCATCAATATTGTAATCATATCTGCTTGTCAAACTCAAAGTGCTAACTGAAGCAAAAACAATGACAGTAACAGAAAAtatcaaaataataaaatatgtgaGAACCACTGAATGCTTTACAGTgctaaaaaacacatttcactCTCTTTTTCCATCTGCTTGTTATATTTAcaccattttttttgtttttttttgtgtgtgtgtgtgtgtgtgtgtgtgtgtgtgtgtgtgtgtgtgtgtgtgtgtgtgtgtgtgtgtgtgtgtgtgtgtgtgtgtgtgtgtgtgtgtcagtggtggCCCCGTTTGAATCTCCCAATCAGCTGAACTCTCTGGTGGTCGTTGGCATCGCTCTGGGAATACCAATGATCCTcctgtctctgctgctgctgattcGACTCCAGAGGTTTTCTGTTGGGTTCATGGAATTTtattcagatggagggagagagagagagagagagaaatggagaggtgaagagagcaggaaatggagagagagagagagagaaagggagagtccAAAGGTGAAACACTGAGAAATTGACAGGAGTGAGAAAGATACAGAAATTGAGAGAGAAGGaaattgagagaggagagaacagagagaaacacagatacatttacaaaagagagagagagagagaaagagaaacagacagacagagagaaagacagaccgacagagagagagagaaacaaacagacagagaaacagatagagagcgaaacagacagaaacaaacagacagagaaacagacatacagacagagaaacagatagagagcgaaacagacagaaacagacatacagacagagaaacagatagagagcgaaacagacagaaacagacatacagacagagaaacagatagagagcgaaacagacagaaacagacatacagacagagaaacagatagagggcgaaacagacagaaacaaacagacagagaaacagatagagagcgaaacagacagaaacaaacagacagagaaacagatagagagcgaaacagacagaaacagacatacagacagagaaacagatagagagcgaaacagacagaaacagacatacagacagagaaacagatagagagcgaaacagacagaaacagacatacagacagagaaacagatagagagcgaaacagacagaaacagacatacagacagagaaacagatagagagcgaaacagacagaaacagacatacagacagagaaacagatagagagcgaaacagacagaaacagacatacagacagagaaacagatagagagcgaaacagacagaaacagacatacagacagagaaacagatagagagcgaaacagacagaaacagacatacagacagagaaacagatagagagcgaaacagacagaaacagacatacagacagagaaacagatagagagcgaaacagacagaaacagacatacagacagagaaacagatagagagcgaaacagacagaaacagacatacagacagagaaacagatagagagcgaaacagacagaaacagacatacagacagagaaacagatagagagcgaaacagacagaaacagacatacagacagagaaacagatagagagcgaaacagacagaaacagacatacagacagagaaacagacaatcAGAGAAAGATAAACAAAGAGAAAAGATGATTAGATTAATAGAATAAGTATTCATGGAATAAGTGTTGATGTGTTTGGTTTTAGTCTCTGACCACAGACCACACACATTTTCACTCTGAAACTGAACTTCCTTCAAACGAATGGCGGAAAACACCTTTTATTCTTAGAAAATGAGAGAAAGGGGAAAAACACAAATGATTCAGTGATTGCACAGTAACTGGCACAGTACCCCCACCCAAAAAAATGAAAGGTGAAAAGGTGAAAATGTATTTTCCGTatgtttaaaatacatattttccggACATTGAAATCAGGTTCATTTTCGGTTCTGAATGAACGTTGAAAATACTTACTTTCCAGatattgaaaatatatatattttccagaCTTTGAAAATATGTATCTCCTGGATGTTGAAATCAGGTGCATttttggttctgaatgaaagttgaaaatatgTCATTTATAGATCAAGGCTGTTCCAGACCGGACAAAATCTGATTGATTTCAATGTCTGtggacgttgaaatcaaggccTGTCTGGAGcgcaccaaatctgaaccaatctgAACCGTCGGCGTCGGTCCGTGCTTATTGaggtgtagcctacagtgttgcctGAAATATTATTTTATGAATGCCAATCTATGTGGTAAGCCTACCGTTTGTAAAACACCAAAAAAAGACGTCTGGATAGGACCAAAATAAGACATCCAAAAGAATTTGGCTCGTGCTTACAGAGGTGTAGCCTACCATGTCAGCCTcaatggaattttatgaatgcccatccatgtggtaggcccaCTGTTTGTAAAACAGGCCGTTGTATTGactttattagtcctgattcctgtgactaatcaatttggctatttaaactctgaatatcagctacccaactttatcagaGTTATCGTGAGCCTATTTGCAATGTATTTACACAGCGGAAAATGCAGAAGTATTTTATTTTCCGCTATGATCAGCTTGTCAAAAATTGACGGATACAcacttgaaaccactgatcatgacaatggggtgaaactcctggacaacagTTGTGATTGTCCATTCCATGCTGTCCATTGTACTTTGACCTGTCCTATTTTAAGgatatgttgtttgttaacatgacagCAAATTTTTTTCTTTGATTGAGTGCCATTTAGGTTAGGTTATTTTATcggagaaacctgcatgatgtaaaaagtgtccgtctcattacattgtcatacattttatctccatcctgtaggctacagaaaaggccacataTTCTTTCTACCATATCCCATATCTGCTGAATTATTTACATTAGATAATTGTTTTGATGCAACGTTGGTAGAGCACCGCACCGATTtgtctctccaacagcaccctggagaggcgCGCTGGGAATGGACAAGCTAAACATTTTGCGCCCCTGCTTATCACAGGGCGGCATCAGCGCTCACTTAaaaagcccatatgccactggttgagagaaattgtcgTTTTCgggcagaattatgtgaggttttatgtgttgttggaggtgtgtcttggtcagtttagctccGAAAATGCCGcacctaatcctgcctaatgagcggGCCGGCTGTGGCTATGGTATTAGTGGTGTTATTCCCTggctgctgactgtgtgtgtgtgtgtgtgtgtgtgtgtgtgtgtgtgtgtgtgtgtgtgtgtgtgtgtgtgtgtgtgtgtgtgtgtgtgtgtgtgtgtgtgtgtgtgtgtgtgtgtgtgtgtgtgtgtgttttcagggaACGTCTGTTTCCCCACATCCCTGGTCCCCCACTGAAGATTAAACACCTCTTGGAGAGAGACGACCAGTTTCAGgtgaataaacaaacacacacacacagcaaagaaACATTTGTTATGTTTACTATCATATCATAACCCCTCTCGTGGAGCTAAAACAAAACTTTTCTCCCTTCGGTTTGTACAGTTTGTCCCTCAGGCCCTGCAGTCCAAATTTGTTGAGGAGATCACAGTGGTGGAAGAAGCTAAGGAAACACCTGTGAATTTGGCCAATTAAACAAGATGGCCTGTTTAAAGCCCAATCATCCTTATCCCCTAGACTCTGTAAGGGCTGATCTGTAAGGAGGATCCCCTTAGCAGATGCAGTCATTACCATTTGTTAATATCTATCCAATCCTTTCAAGAGTGGACGCTACTTATTGACATGCATTGTTCTTACATGCTTATTAGTGTCTACTCAATGAATTGTTCTAATGTGCTCAGCTTCTAccagtgttgtagtactcgagACTGAGACTAGTCCAGTCTCGAGACCACATATTGGTCTTGTCTTGGTGTCAGCTACTTTCgtactcggtcttgactcggtctcggacaGTGAGGACTCGTAATTTCTTCCCTAGACCAGCGGAGTAAAAAACTCAAACATATACACTCCTTTCTTAACAACCTTTATCTAACTTAACAACCTTTATCTATTGTAGACATGTTTGCGCAGTGGTGAACCTAAAGgacttcagtgtgtgacaggttggtgattctgaaaggacagcaaccgtAATACCAGACACTCATGTAGGAGAGTGCACTTTTAGTAAAACACAAAGggacagtggtgtagtggagtatACGCAGGTATAAACCGTATACTCAtttttttcagtgggcattgccTATACTCACTTAATCCATATAgatgcgtatcaaagtagtgtagtggaggcagtggcgacccgtcattaaGGGCAGTTTTTGAGTCCCACCTGTTTAGCAGGGgtgtgcctgttttgcatgttattttgccattaatatgtgtcacatatcagtttgaaaAAAatgattgagttaataaagcttcATACGAACATGGtcttttttttgctttcttgagtaaggcagctccaaaatgcaggtgtttcaacttagctcagtgctttctgtggtggtggggcagccagcggaaaatactgagcgtaggggttggtaatgttctcttgtTGCGCCTTGAAAGTAtgactcagtgttctgtcactcatggggacactacgtcatggcaaaattcaagccccttgggtgctgccatagagttacattagaagtgcccatccaataaggc encodes:
- the LOC106569469 gene encoding uncharacterized protein isoform X1; translated protein: MVQCLVFTLLWVCAVALHSLGSTKRVSQTTEPSVSRSTDPTAETVTLGPLETQSPDTHTHQSLVEEQEPLPSDPCQDDEFDKRVYQRDSNGVMQLIQGEDYKQTCNLSDTPGEQAHCLIYPTNQLNCSWNFHGLPNYSQYYASVFVCKKTKRISSVDCVTEAIGGQGAQGGTGKADRVVGHVSAGCQGSVDNSATSVILTFNVSCSDVWGIYTHKYQTNDIDVLCPPPNINPAWVREGVLLVQWGLPSTRIKTKCSCFHYQLQINDQVRDFKGGVTYNETNADPTHSYDVKMRVRKSSTCRGSQHWSSWSNTTMVAPFESPNQLNSLVVVGIALGIPMILLSLLLLIRLQRERLFPHIPGPPLKIKHLLERDDQFQFVPQALQSKFVEEITVVEEAKETPVNLAN
- the LOC106569469 gene encoding uncharacterized protein isoform X3 → MQLIQGEDYKQTCNLSDTPGEQAHCLIYPTNQLNCSWNFHGLPNYSQYYASVFVCKKTKRISSVDCVTEAIGGQGAQGGTGKADRVVGHVSAGCQGSVDNSATSVILTFNVSCSDVWGIYTHKYQTNDIDVLCPPPNINPAWVREGVLLVQWGLPSTRIKTKCSCFHYQLQINDQVRDFKGGVTYNETNADPTHSYDVKMRVRKSSTCRGSQHWSSWSNTTMVAPFESPNQLNSLVVVGIALGIPMILLSLLLLIRLQRERLFPHIPGPPLKIKHLLERDDQFQFVPQALQSKFVEEITVVEEAKETPVNLAN
- the LOC106569469 gene encoding uncharacterized protein isoform X2; protein product: MVQCLVFTLLWVCAVALHSLGSTKRVSQTTEPSVSRSTDPTAETVTLGPLETQSPDTHTHQSLVEEQEPLPSDPCQDDEFDKRVYQRDSNGVMQLIQGEDYKQTCNLSDTPGEQAHCLIYPTNQLNCSWNFHGLPNYSQYYASVFVCKKTKRISSVDCVTEAIGGQGAQGGTGKADRVVGHVSAGCQGSVDNSATSVILTFNVSCSDVWGIYTHKYQTNDIDVLCPPPNINPAWVREGVLLVQWGLPSTRIKTKCSCFHYQLQINDQVRDFKGGVTYNETNADPTHSYDVKMRVRKSSTCRGSQHWSSWSNTTRNVCFPTSLVPH